A segment of the Pedosphaera parvula Ellin514 genome:
ACCACTGAGCTGTATGCGCAATGGCTTCTGAAAAATTCCAGACCGGCGACCATCCCAGGAGGCTGTGCGCCTTATCGGTCGCCAACTGAAGCAATTTGGCTTCGTGCAGAGCCTTGGGATCGCTCTTGTCCTCCCATCCCCCAGCCCAATGCTTCAACACCTCAGTTACGAGTTCCGCCACGGTGCGATTAGACTCATGCGAGGGACCAAAATTGAAGGCCGGCGCAACTTTGCTCAGGTCGTATTTTGAAAGCTTCGGATTTGACAGCACGGCTGCGAGCCAGAGATAGCCGCTCAATGGCTCCAGCACATGCTGCCAGGGACGCGTTGCCGTCTTGTTCCGGACTGGAATCGCGTCACCCTTTTGCAATGCTCGCACACAGTCGGGAACAATGCGGTCGAGCGCCCAATCGCCGCCGCCAATGACATTCCCCGCACGGGCGCTGGAAATTTTCACGGGATGATCATGAAAAAAGGAACGATTGTAAGCGCTGGTTACAATCTCCGCAGCCGCCTTGCTGGAACTATAGGGATCATGCCCGCCCAGCGGATCCTCTTCGCGATAACCATACACCCATTCCTTGTTCTCGTAGCATTTATCCGTCGTCACCATGACAGCGGAACAGGGTTTTTTGAGCGAACGCAGCGACTCGAGCACATGGGCTGTGCCCATGACGTTGGTGGCATAAGTTTCCAATGGTTGCTCGTAGGAGAGGCGCACCAAAGGTTGAGCGGCGAGATGAAGAACAAAATCAGGTTGCGTCGCCAGAATGGACTTTTTGACGGCTGCAAAGTCGCGAATGTCAGCAATTTCGCTGCTCAGGCGACCTTCCAGTGCCAGTTGCTGAAATAGAGAAGGTTGAGTGTTGGGAGCGAGCGCATATCCGTGCACCTTGGCGCCGAGATTCAGAAGCCACTGCGCCAGCCAAGCACCTTTGAACCCCGTGTGGCCGGAGAGCCAGACCGTTTTGTTGCGAAAAGTGTCGCCGAACATTACCAAACCTTCCAGGGTGCCTGGTTTCTGACCCAAAGTTGATTAAGCATCTCGAATTCGCGGAACGTATCCATTGGTTGCCAAAAGCCATCGTGCGGAAAGCACACGAGTTGGCGGTCAGCGGCCAATTTTCGGAGCGGCTCCTGCTCCAGAATGGAACCGGCATCGGCACTCAAATATTTGAAAGCATCACGTGAGAAAACAAAGAAACCGCCGTTGATGCGGCCACCCGAAGTTTGGGGTTTTTCATTGAATTCAGTAATGAGTGAGTTGTCAGTCATTAACTCCCCGAAGCGTCCCGGAGGTCGGACACCAGTGAGAGTGGCCAGTTTTCCATGCTGTTTATGAAATTCCAGCAAGGCATTGATATCGACATTGCCCACCCCATCGCCATAGGTGAGCATGATCAAGTCACCTTTGATGTATTTTTCAATACGCTTGACGCGTCCGCCCGTCATGGTGTCCTCGCCGGTGTTGGCCATGGTGATGACCCAATCATCCTCGCCGCCGGAAGTGCCATGAAAGGCGAGTTGCTGATCCTGTCCCAGCTTGAGAGTAAAATCGTTGGACTGGTAGCGGTAATTGAGAAAGTAGTCCTTGATGACGTGTCCCTTATAGCCCAGGCAAAGAATGAATTCCTTGTGCCCGTAATGAGCGTAGGTTTTCATGATGTGCCACAAAATCGGATGCTCCCCAACCGGAACCATCGGTTTTGGCCGAAATTCGGTTTCCTCACGAAGGCGGGTACCCTTGCCGCCGCATAGAATCACTACTTGCATAAGGGCTGATAATGGGCAAATCAGGAACTAAAGCAAAGGCCAAACTTTTCGAAAATCTAGCCCCTGAATAGCAACCAATGATCCAGGCCCGGGAAGCCAAAACTCCCGGAGCAGCGGTCTCAGATTGAATCAAAGGTCCGGGCGAACGCATCTAAATGGGTTCTCCCCTCAGAACGTTGGGTGTAATTAAAAGTGGATGAGGCTAAACAGCCGCGATTCCGAAGAATTACAGTATTTCACTCAATTTAGTGAATTTCCCTCATTCACTTTTAATTACACCCCCAGAATGTTTGCCGCCACACCATTTCTCTCGACACGGAGTCCATCCGTTTTTAAAATACCCTTATTGCCCACTTCCAATAAGGGTATTTTGTTTATGCTGCATCCCGCCAGTTCGTTACTGTGCTAATTAATGCCATGTGCAACTTTCTCGGAGCCATCTTAAACTCTGGCTCCATCGAGAGTTACGGAAGCGGCAAAATACCGTCGAATCCGGACAAAATACCTCATCCTGTTTTGCAAGGGCTTACGACGAAAAGTTGCACATGGCATTAATTAGGTGTTTTGAATTCATCAGGCAACCAGGGTTTACTGCATGTTTAAAGGAGATATCGATTCACCTGCAACCTGTTCGGAGGAAAGGCAACTTGCTTTTGACAGCAACTGATCGCCAGTCGAATCCTTGGCAATAATACGGTTTTCAGCACTCTGGATCGCCTGATTTGGACACCAGTGAGTTCGTTAATTATTTGGCTCAGGGCGGTTTCTATTGGTGACGCATTGGCTGTGGCAGGATTTCCGAGTTGCGGAGGCATTGAACCTGAATCAAAAGGAAACTGTGGTTGCATGCGTCTTCCCGTTCTGATAATGAAAAAATCATCAAGAGTATTTTTCCGAACGGGCTTAAAATGCAAAACCGCCATTATCAGTCAAGCCGTGTCAAAGGCTTTACATTAATCGAGTTACTGGTGGTTATCGCCATAATTGCGATTTTGGCCGGCCTGCTTTTACCCGCCCTCTCCCAAGCCAAGGCTAAAGGTCAGCAAATTGCCTGCCTCAACAATATCCGCCAGTTGCAAATCGCGTGGACCATGTTCATCGACGACAACGGCGATGTGCTTCCCGAAAACAAGTCCGATGGCGCCGGCCAGTTAACTGCCAGCAGCAGGACCAACTCATGGATCATGGGAAATGCTCAAGCAAGCGCAGATCCAATGCTAATTCAAGGAGGAACGCTCTATCCCTACACCTCCAATATGAAGGTCTATCTATGTCCGGCGGACCACTCAACGGTTTACGGCACCAAAACACCACGCATTCGCAGTTTCTCGATGAATGCCTATCTGAACGGTATTCGCACTGACATTGTAACGAAGTATAGCGGCATGACTCGCGGACAATCAGGAGTGTTTGTTTTCCTGGATGAACATCAAGACAGCATTGACGATGGTTATTATCTCATTGGCCGTGACCCGGACAGCTCCTGGCCCAACCTGGCTTCCGATCGACATTCCCAAGGGGCCAACCTGTCCTTTGCTGATGGTCATTGTGAACGCTGGAAATGGCGTGCATCGAAAAAGTTTACCATTTGGTTCCAGTCCAACAGCGGTGCCCAGGATCTTCAAGATCTGCGCCGCCTGCAGGCCGCATTGCCTACTGTCAACTGACCTTGTTTTCAGGATTGGAATTTATTGACCTGATCAGTCGCGGTCTTTCAGGATTTTTGGAGTGCCCACGCTCTCTGTCGACGAATCAATTGCTTCAATCCAGGGAAACCCTTTTGTCTCTGCGCTCCTTCTTGTATATGTTGGGGCTATGCAGCGGCTGACCACGGTCATTCCGGTTTACAACGGCGAGCGATACCTGGCTGAAACTCTTCAATCAGTGGCAACCCAGTCCCGTCGCCCGGACCGACTGGTGGTGCTCGATAACTGCTCCACCGATGGAACTCGAAAGGTGGTGGAGCGGTTTAACGGCATGCCTTGCGAGTGGCGGCAGAATGAAAAGAATCTTGGACTTTTCGGCAACTGCAATCGCGCTCTTGAATTTGCCGCCGAAACGGACTTCTTGCACATTTTGCACGCAGACGACGTCCTTATACCCACATTCTACGAAACCTTGCTGAAATCTGGATCTGATATGCCTGGACGTGCACTCATATACTCCGGGTGTGATTTTATCGATGAGAACAGCCTCGCTATCGCCGCCAGCAGAGCGGATTTGCCGGAGCAACAGGCCCGACAAATCGCCGTACGAACCTTCCTGATCGGGCGGTCAGAACTTCGTCCGTTTTATTTTCCAACTGTGGTCTTAAAAACAAATCGGCAGCCCAGCCCGTGCCAATTCAGAATGGACATGCCGCAACTGGCCGATTTGGTGTTTTGGGCCGATTGGGCATCACATTGCGAGCGAATCATCGAAACTCAAGCCAGGCTGTGCCACTACCGCATTCATCAGAATAACGATACCAGCCGGAACGTTTCCAGCCTCCAAGCCTGGGTGCTGGATGAATGGAAAGCCATGCAATTGATAAAACCGCTGCTTGGGGAGAAGGGCTTGCCCAGATGGATTCGACAACAAAAGCTGAAGTGCATTCTGGCCGCCCGGGCACACGTAAAGATTAAACTTGTCCAAGGCAATTCACCTGAATTTGCGCGTCAGATACATGAGTCCGTCCGGGCCACCACCGGCCTGGCGCCCTGGTCACTGGGCAAGTTAGCGGTTGGCCTGCGTGATTTTCTTCTGTATAATCGCAAGAAATAATCTTTCTGCCCTGGTTTTTGGAAAACTGAAAAGGTGCAGTCAGCCCAAATATGAAATCAGGCAATCCGGCAAACGACCGTCAAATTACCAATGGTTATTATTTTCTTTTTTCCTTCGCGTGCCTCGTGCTCATACTCGGATTGCTTTTCCATAAGAGCTTTGAACCAGGCATAATTGTTCACTCCAATGATGGCCCACTCGGAGCCATCAGCTCAAAGTCTGCTGCTGTTCCCTATGTTTACTCTGGTTTCTGGCAGGATTTAAATTGGATCGGCGGGCCGCAGCCCAGCGCCACCCCAAGTCTGAGTGTCACTCTCGACCTGATCTTTGGCCCGTATATTTTTGCGAAGTTTTATCCTGCCATCTCCCTGCTGATCCTTGGAGTCAGTGCCTGGCTCTTTTTTAGGCAGACAAAATTGGCCCCGATGGCCTGCCTTCTTGGTGCACTCGCAGCCGCCCTCAACTCGGATTACTTTTCCATCGCCAACTGGGGCGTAGCGGCCCAACCCATTTGCGTGGCCATGAACTTTCTGGCACTGGCGGCCGTGGCGGATCTCTCCACGCATCGCTGGCCCAAGATCATTCTGGCCGGATTAGCCGTTGGCATGGGGGTCATGGAAGGTTTCGATATCGGCGCCATCTTCAGTTTGTTTGTCGCGGCCTACGTGGTATTTCAAGCGTGGAACACGGAGGAGAAAGCACCTTCAGGTAAGAAGTTAGGACAAGGCGTATTACGGGTGGCGGTGATCGGCATCTTCGCCGCCTTCATTGCAACGCAAACCTTATTCGTTCTGTACAACACTCAAATTAAAGGCGTCGTAGGCGCCGGACAGGATCCGGCAACCAAACAGGCCCAGTGGGGCGAAAAAACCCAATGGAGCCTGCCGAAAGCTGAAACATTTCAAATATTGATCCCCGGTATTTTTGGCTATCGAATGGATAGCCCCAATGGCGCCGCTTACTGGGGCACAGTTGGAAAATCGCCTTTCATCGACGAACTTGAACAAGCGGCCCCTTCGAACCCCCGGGCAGCAGCAGCCTTAAAACAAGGCGGATTGATGTGGCGCTTCTCGGGTGGTGGAATTTATGCCGGCGTCCTGGTGGTAGTGGTTTCGATCTGGGCATTCTTTCAATCGTTTCGAGGCAAAAACTCAGTTTATTCTCTACCTCAGCGAAGGATCATCTGGTTTTGGGCAATCGCTGCCTTCATCTCGCTGCTGTTGTCATTTGGACGCTTTGCTCCTTTTTACAAGCTCTTCTACGCCCTGCCTTTTGCCTCAACTATTCGTAACCCGGCCAAGTTCATCCATGTCGTTACCTGGGCAATGCTCATCATCTTCGGCTATGGCGTGCATGGGTTGTACCGTGGTTATATGCAGGATTCAGCAGGCAAAATTCAAAGCTTAAGGGCGCAGTTTAAAACCTGGTGGGCCAAGGCTCCCGCTTTTGATAAAGGCTGGCTGAAAGGGAGTGTATTTGCCATAATCGCGGCGCTTGTGGCATGGGGGATTTATGCATCCAAGAGCTCGGATCTGGAAGCCTATATTCGTAGCGTCGGATTTGATCCCGAAATTAACGGTGCTGATCCAGGCATGGCGCAGAGGCTGGCAAGCTTCAGCCTCCACAGCGTGGGTTGGTTTATTCTCTTTCTGGTATTGAGCGTCATCACGCTGGGATTCATCTTTTGTGGGCTATTCACCGGCCCACGCGCCAAGTGGGGCGGGCTTCTTTTGGGCCTGGTATTGGTCGCGGATCTCTCACGCGCTAATCTGCCGTGGATCATTCACTGGGACGTCAACCATAAGTATGCAGGCAATCCAGTCATCGACATCCTGCGAACCAAGGCTTACGAACATCGGGTAAGCCTTCTTCCTATTAGCGTTCCCGACCCGCAGGTGGACCTTTTACACAACCTCTACAAATATGAGTGGACCCAACACCTCTTTCTCTACAATAACATCCAGTCGATCGATCGGGTGCAGGAGCCCCGAGTTAGCCTGGCGAACGAAGCTTATCGGAGCACTCTTTTTGAAGACCAGGGGAGGCCAAAGCTAAACGAATTCCTCCGGGAGTGGAAGCTCACGAATACACGTTACCTGCTCGGACCGTACATGTATGGAACAAACAACATTGTTGATTATTTAAACCAGCAAATCAATCCTGGCAAAACCACCTTCAGGGTGCTGCAGCCCTTCAACGTGGTTCCCAAGCCCGGTTATCCGCAACCGAAAGGGTTAACCGATTTTACTGCCCAGACCAACGACACTGGCAGCCTTGCAATCATCGAGTTCACTGATGCATTGCCGCGGGCAAAGCTTTATTCAAACTGGCAGGTGATCACCAATGATGAAGTAACGCTGAGCACCCTGACCAACAGCGCATTTGATCCCCATCAATTGGTGCTGCTGGCGGATGCCATCCCCGCTCCTTCCCCGGCGAATACCAACCAGCCTTCCGGCACCGTGCAAATCAAGGATAATTACGAGCCCAAACGTGTGGAGTTGGCGGCTGACGTGAAGGTTCCTTCCGTGCTGTTATTGAATGATAAGTTCGATCCAGATTGGAAAGTCTGGGTGGATGGCAAACCCGCAACCATGTTGCGCAGTAATTTCATCATGCGCGGTGTTTACCTGCAGCCAGGCCAACACGAGATAGTGTTCAAGTATTTGCCACCCTTTGGAGTCTTCTATGTCAGCCTCTCCGCTGTCATCCTGGCAATCCTGTTGATCGGTTTTCTCGCGATCTCCTCGGGAAAACCGGAACCGAAGTTGGCCGCTGAAAAGAAGGCCAAGGATTCCGCCAGGTAATTCAACCTGTACAGGTTAACTTAACTGTAAACGTTTTTCGGATGCTTGGGACGACCGAGTATCCGATAAACGACAAGATCGCGTGTTTCCACCACGACCTGGCCCAATAGCCAGGCAATTGGTCCGGTGATTTTTTTCACGGCGGAGACGATCTGCCTGGAGTAATCCAATTTTTGCTGTTCCTTGAAACGTTTGGCTTTGATGCCGGAACGCACCGCGAACAACCCCTTCAATTTAAACCACCTTACCGAACCGGCTTTCTGTCCGCGGAATCCCTCCACCATTTGCATCACCTGCCATTCGTCCAGAACCAGGGTTTGCAGGCCGGGCACATAAGCGGTGGTTGTGTTGTCTCCATGCCAGCGATACTTGGAAAGCGGAAGATTGATCTTCACAATTTTTTTGCAGTGACGCCCCCAATCAGGCCAATAAACCATGTCGGCCAGAATGGGCATATCCAGGCGGAATTGACACGGCGCTTTTTGATAATGGCTCTTCAGCAAGGTGCCGCTGAACGCCTGATTTCCGATCTCCGCCTTTTGCTTGAGATAATCATCCACCGCCTGGATGGTCACAGTACCGTCTGCCTTGCCGGAGATGCTCAGGTGCTTATTGTTTTCATCGATGCGCTCGTCGAGGCAGTAGCCCATGCCGAAACCATCACAGTCCTCCAGATTCCTGACCATCATCTCATAATACTCAGGAACGATCAGGTCATCAGCATGGAGGATGTGCAGGTAATCGGTTTCTTCACAAAATTCCAGGGCTCGATTGCAATTTCCAAAAAGCCCCAGGTTCGTCGCATTCCGTTGCCATTCGCATTTGATGCCAGTGAACTCCTTGACGATCTTTTCCGTGCCATCAGTCGAACAGTTGTCGATGACAATCACCCGGTCCGGTTTCAACCTCTGGGCCGCCACCGATTCCAAGGTCTGCAGGATAAACTTCTCCCCGTTAAAAACTGGAATTACTGTGATGATCTTCGACTTTGCCATGAGTGGAGAAAATAGGGTTACAACCGACGCTCTACAAGCCCGTAGGATGGTCCAGAAAAACCCAGGGCACACTAAACTTTTTGGATAACTCAGCCGCGAGTGCCTTCACGCCAAATGTTTCCGTCGCATAATGTCCTCCATAGAGAACATTGATCCCCTCCTCTTCTGCCAGTGCGTAGGTCCAGTGCTGTCCTTCACCCGTGATAAACGTATCCACCCCTTCGGCAGCAGCTTGCTTGAGATAACTTCCCGCGCCGCCGGTTACCACGCCGATTTTTTTACAAACCGCCGGTCCGCCCGGAAGAACGGTCACTTTCCCACCCACAACCGCTTGCAAACGTTTGACCAGGTCTGCACGCGAAATTTTTTGGGTGGTTTCCAATCCGGAGCATTGCCCTTTTTGCATCAAAAAAGGTGTAAGCTTCTTGAAGCCAAGGGCCTTGCATAACTGAGCATTGTTTCCAAGTTGAGGATGGAAATCGAGAGGCAGGTGGGAACTATAGATCGCGAGATTGTTATCCATCAGCAAACGAAGCATTTCGCGACGTTTGCCAGTCCAGGGATGAGTGGGCGCCCAAAACAGTCCGTGGTGGACGATCAACAAATCTGCCTGTGCGGCAATGGCCAGTTTGATGGTGGCAAGGCTCGCATCCACTGTGGCGGCAACCCGCGTCACCTTGCCATCATTCTCCACCTGCAACCCGTTCACCGCGCCATCATAGTCCTTTATTTCGTCGGTGCGCAACGTGCGCTCGCAATATTCAACGATCGCGGAGAGAGATGCCTTTGCCATATGCCCCCATGGAAGCAAAGCGGACGCCGCTTGTAAAATCCGAACATTCTCAGTCGCAGGAGACAAAATGCTTTTAAAGCACTAAATTTTTTTGAATCGTTCTATTGAATTCTGGCCACATAATCCTATAGTGCGCTGGTTTGAAGTATAAAAATGAGTAATCCGATTGACCCCGCTCAACCCTGGGACCTCCAGACCGCTCGCAGCTTGTACAACATCAATCGCTGGGGCGCGAAGTATTTTGATATCAACGAAGCCGGTCATGTGGTGGCCACGCCGCTGCAGGAAGCCGGCGCTTCGGTGGACATCACCGACGTGATCGAGGAGGCCAAGGGACGCGGTCTGAAGTTTCCCGTGCTCATCCGGTTCCAGGACATCCTGCGTAATCGGGTGGAGTCAATCAACACCGCGTTTCGCAACTCCATCACCGAGTTCAACTACCAAGGTTCCTACCGCGGCGTCTTCCCGATCAAGGTGAACCAGCTCCGCGAAGTCGTGGAGGAAATCCTCGAGGCTGGCAAGCCGTTCAACTTCGGCCTCGAAGTAGGCAGCAAACCGGAACTGTTCGCCGGACTGGCCCTGCAAAATCAAATCGGGTCACTCATTATTTGTAATGGCTATAAGGATGCCGGCTTCATCAAAATGGCCATCCTTGGCCAGAAGCTGGGCAAGAAGGTCATCATGGTGGTGGAGAAGTTGGAAGAACTTCGCCAGATCATCACCATCTCGAAACAACTCGGGGTGGAACCTTCCGTGGGTATCCGCGCCCGATTGCATAGCAAAGGGGCGGGCAAATGGGCGGAAAGCGGCGGTGAAAATGCCAAGTTCGGCCTGAGCACCTCTGAACTCCTGGCGGCCACGGAAATGCTGAAAAGCGAAGGCTTGGGCCAATGCTTCAAGTTACTGCATTTCCACATTGGCTCCCAGGTTCCGGATATTCTCACTGTCAAGAAAGCCGTTCAGGAAGCTTCCCGCTTTTACGCCAAGCTGTTCAAGATGGGTTTCAACATTGAATACATGGACGTCGGCGGTGGCCTGGGCGTGGATTATGACGGCAGCCGTTCCGCCTTTGATAGCTCCACCAACTACACTTTGCAGGAATACACCAACGACATCGTCTACTATGTCGGGGACGTGTGTAACGCTGAGAAGGTCCCCCACCCGCATATCATCAGCGAAAGCGGCCGGGCAATCGTTGCCCATCATAGCATGTTGGTCGTGGAAGTCTTTGGAGCCATCGAAAAAATCCGCTCCGGGAACGGGATTCATTATACGGAAAACGAACATCCTCTCGTAAAAGAGTTGCTCGATATTCGCAAAAACATTTCCAAACTGAACAAGCTCGAAGCGTATCACGATGCCTTGGAACGCAAGGATGACGCTCATCACATGTTCACGTTGGGCATGCTGGAATTGCCTGACAAAGCCAAGATCGAAAATCTCTATTGGGATATCGGGCAGGAAGTGGTCCAAAGCTTCAAGGGCCAGGCTTATATCCCCGAGGAAATCGTCAAACTCGAAGACAGCCTGGGTGATCAGTATCTCTGCAACTTCTCGGTCTTCCAATCCCTGCTGGATCATTGGGCTCTGGGGCAATTATTCCCCATCATGCCCTTGAGCAAGCTGAATGAACGTCCCACCCGTGAAGGAACTTTGGTGGATATCACCTGCGATTCCGACGGTCAGATAAACAAGTTCATTGATCTCCGCGACGTCCGTGACACCCTGCCGCTTCACAAGTTGGGCACCAACGGAAACGGCCAGCAGGAACCTTATTATATTGGCATCTTCCTGATGGGCGCCTATCAGGACATCATGGGCGACCTGCACAACCTGTTCGGCCGCGTAAACGAAGTCCACGTCTTCCTCGATCCGGATGAGCCGGCTGGTTATTACGTCGAGGAGATCATCGAAGGCACCACCATCGGCCAGGCACTCGCCTCGGTCCAGTATGATGAAAATGAATTGAAGCGCCGAATGAAGGCTCAAATTGACGAGGCCATCAAATCCGACCGCATGAAACCCTCGGAGGCGATGCGGTTGCTCGATGATTACGAGCGCGGTCTGAAGGATTATACTTACCTAACTTTTTAGCCTGAATTCATCCACTCAAAACTGGCTGCCAACCGCAATGCCCGAAACACCACCCAATGCCGACTTGTTACGCTCGCTGGGCCGGTTGGTGCGAGGACTTTCAGCCCTTTTTTGGGGTTTGCCGGTGGCTCTCCTCGTGTGTGTGGAAACCGCCAAAACCGAAGTGCTCAGGAGCTTCGGAATTTTCCCCTGCGTCGTAGTCACTGGCTGGCTGCTCTTTGGTCTTTGGCAGCTCGGTTACTTCCAAAAGCAGGAGCGCATCTGGCATAGCGCCCTGGACCGCGCCAAACTCCTGGCAATGATCAATTTTGGACTGAGTCCTTTTTTGCACTGGTGGAATCAGGTGCCGAACATACCTTTTTTTACGGCCATGGTAGGGGTTTTTGCAGTTTCCGGACTGCTCTTCCTTAGTAATCTGAACCTGGTCTTGCATCGCCTCAGCGCCATGCTTCCCGACGAAGGTCTGCGCCAGGAAACCAGATATTTCACAACTCTGAATCGCTACTTGATACTCGGCATCTTGACCGTTGGCGCTGTGCTCTTCCTGCTCCTGCGCTTTCCGAATTTGCTGCCTTACCAGCTCAACTTTCTCCTCATCATGGGGCCGGGAATTTTGTGGCTCATGATCTTCCTGGTGCTTCTCCCATTGGCCATGACCATGGCGCTTATCTGGAAGACCAAGGAAGTCATCCTGGACAGTGTTTTCGGCCAGGGCCACTGAACCAGGTCAGTTTATCTTCTCGGCCACCTCGAAACGGAACATCCGCTTCTTCATCCAGCGCACAGCCAACAAATCATAAAACGAGGCAAACAACCGATTCCAAACTCCATAATTACTTTTGCCGGCGAATCGCGGGTTGTTGCTCACCGCTATCTCAGTCACGGTGTGACCTTCGATTTTGAATAGCGTCGGCAGAAAACGGTGCATGCCTTTGAAAAACTTCAAATTGCCGATGCATTCGCGCTTAAACGCACGATAGGTGCAACCGGCATCGCTGATTTTTTCGCCCGACAATTTATTGCGCACGCTGTTGGCGATCCGTGACGAAATAATGCGAACGATGTTGTCCCCCTGTCCGCGCGATTCCACACGGGTTCCACAAACGCAATCGCAGCTCTTCAATGCTTCGATGAACTTCGGCAGATCACGGGGATCATTCTGCAGGTCGGCATCCAGCGTCACCAGATATTGGCCACGCGCTGCTTTTAGCCCGGCCCAACTCGCGGCCGATTCACCACAATTGAAAACGAATCGCTGCACGCGAATCCGCGGGTCTTTCGCGGCCAGGTCTTTGAGAATGTTCCAGGAATTATCCTT
Coding sequences within it:
- the speA gene encoding biosynthetic arginine decarboxylase, whose translation is MSNPIDPAQPWDLQTARSLYNINRWGAKYFDINEAGHVVATPLQEAGASVDITDVIEEAKGRGLKFPVLIRFQDILRNRVESINTAFRNSITEFNYQGSYRGVFPIKVNQLREVVEEILEAGKPFNFGLEVGSKPELFAGLALQNQIGSLIICNGYKDAGFIKMAILGQKLGKKVIMVVEKLEELRQIITISKQLGVEPSVGIRARLHSKGAGKWAESGGENAKFGLSTSELLAATEMLKSEGLGQCFKLLHFHIGSQVPDILTVKKAVQEASRFYAKLFKMGFNIEYMDVGGGLGVDYDGSRSAFDSSTNYTLQEYTNDIVYYVGDVCNAEKVPHPHIISESGRAIVAHHSMLVVEVFGAIEKIRSGNGIHYTENEHPLVKELLDIRKNISKLNKLEAYHDALERKDDAHHMFTLGMLELPDKAKIENLYWDIGQEVVQSFKGQAYIPEEIVKLEDSLGDQYLCNFSVFQSLLDHWALGQLFPIMPLSKLNERPTREGTLVDITCDSDGQINKFIDLRDVRDTLPLHKLGTNGNGQQEPYYIGIFLMGAYQDIMGDLHNLFGRVNEVHVFLDPDEPAGYYVEEIIEGTTIGQALASVQYDENELKRRMKAQIDEAIKSDRMKPSEAMRLLDDYERGLKDYTYLTF
- a CDS encoding glycosyltransferase family 2 protein, yielding MSDPAPILSLVIPCYNEEGNLRHLIAAIREAVDPLNLPYEVVITDDCSKDNSWNILKDLAAKDPRIRVQRFVFNCGESAASWAGLKAARGQYLVTLDADLQNDPRDLPKFIEALKSCDCVCGTRVESRGQGDNIVRIISSRIANSVRNKLSGEKISDAGCTYRAFKRECIGNLKFFKGMHRFLPTLFKIEGHTVTEIAVSNNPRFAGKSNYGVWNRLFASFYDLLAVRWMKKRMFRFEVAEKIN